Proteins encoded by one window of Marinihelvus fidelis:
- a CDS encoding acetylglutamate kinase has protein sequence MSEIRETVLELLAQLGSSREARQYLKEFSSVGESRFAVVKVGGGILADHLDELASALAFLHRLGLRPVVLHGAGPQVDSALESAGVESEKVDGLRVTSDAVMAVARPVIYEQNMRLVDALEKRGIRARGIQHGIFHARFLDREKFGLVGEITGVDLDPLERTIEAGALPVLTCLGESPSGQVLNINADIAARELVWAIKPHKIIFLTPSGGLLDRDGRVITAVSLTNDYDALMQEPWVHSGMRLKLQQIHELLMGLDEKASVSITSANLLTRELFTHRGAGTLVRRGEVIDIHDPPGEAVMDQVEQRIEASFGRTLVDGWRDSLHKPAVLMSASGRAAAVVVEGAGSVPYLDKFVVTPEAQGEGLGAAMWQVLRARYPTMYWRSRNTNPITPWYFQQADTSDRKGKWVVFTIGIEEPDLRRQVVKEAMRRNPGWVESDDE, from the coding sequence ATGTCTGAGATTCGTGAAACCGTGCTTGAGTTGCTGGCCCAGCTGGGCTCCAGCCGGGAGGCGCGGCAGTACCTGAAAGAATTCTCCTCGGTGGGCGAGTCACGCTTCGCCGTGGTCAAGGTGGGCGGCGGCATCCTCGCCGACCACCTGGATGAACTGGCCTCGGCACTGGCCTTCCTCCACCGCCTGGGGTTGCGGCCGGTGGTGCTGCACGGCGCCGGGCCGCAGGTCGATTCGGCACTGGAGTCCGCCGGGGTCGAGAGCGAAAAGGTCGACGGCCTGCGCGTGACGTCCGACGCCGTCATGGCCGTCGCGCGGCCGGTGATCTACGAGCAGAACATGCGCCTGGTGGATGCACTGGAAAAACGCGGCATCCGTGCCCGCGGCATCCAGCATGGCATCTTCCACGCGCGCTTCCTGGATCGCGAGAAGTTCGGCCTGGTGGGCGAAATCACCGGCGTCGACCTGGACCCGCTGGAGCGGACCATCGAGGCCGGCGCGCTGCCGGTGCTCACCTGCCTGGGCGAATCGCCGTCCGGCCAGGTGCTGAACATCAACGCCGATATCGCCGCCCGCGAGCTGGTGTGGGCGATCAAGCCGCACAAGATCATTTTCCTTACCCCGTCCGGCGGCCTGCTGGACCGAGACGGCCGGGTGATCACCGCGGTCAGCCTGACCAATGACTACGACGCCCTGATGCAGGAGCCCTGGGTGCACTCGGGCATGCGCCTGAAGCTGCAGCAGATCCACGAATTGCTGATGGGCCTGGACGAGAAGGCCTCGGTGTCGATCACCTCCGCCAACCTGCTCACGCGTGAACTGTTTACCCACCGCGGTGCAGGCACCCTGGTGCGCCGTGGCGAAGTTATCGATATTCATGATCCGCCCGGTGAAGCCGTGATGGACCAGGTCGAGCAGCGCATCGAGGCATCCTTCGGCCGCACCCTGGTGGATGGCTGGCGCGACTCGCTGCACAAGCCGGCGGTGTTGATGTCGGCATCCGGCCGCGCCGCCGCCGTGGTGGTGGAAGGTGCCGGCAGCGTGCCCTATCTCGACAAGTTCGTGGTCACGCCCGAAGCGCAGGGCGAGGGCCTGGGCGCCGCCATGTGGCAGGTGCTGCGAGCCCGCTACCCGACGATGTACTGGCGCTCGCGCAATACGAACCCGATCACGCCCTGGTACTTCCAGCAGGCGGACACCAGCGACCGCAAGGGCAAGTGGGTGGTCTTCACCATCGGCATCGAAGAGCCCGACCTGCGCCGCCAGGTGGTCAAGGAGGCCATGCGTCGCAACCCCGGCTGGGTGGAGAGCGACGATGAGTGA
- the argH gene encoding argininosuccinate lyase, with protein sequence MSGPIWKKDGAGKGPDAAVMDFLAGEDVVLDRQLIGFDITASQAHVAGLETIGVLSADEARQLVDGLETIRGELASGERVLNAAFEDGHSALETWLTEDLGAVGGKVHTGRSRNDQVAVAMRLYLKDRLARLAGTCMETAGVLLKRAAAEADIPMPGYTHLQRAMPASVGMWLAGHAEAFIDNAALAIATRDWLDASPLGTASGFGVNLPLAREQVREQLGFSRLLVNPQYAQNSRGKVEGQALSALAAATTDLRRVAWDLSLFTTSEFDFVSLPDDFCTGSSIMPNKRNPDAVELLRAAHGVVTGARVELDSILSLPSGYQRDLQATKPPVLRAFAAGLQALDLLPGLLAAMEWNTGAMEAALSPDMFATDLSVELALEGKPFREAYREAAARIAGMDAGDAAKSLSERVSPGAPGALLLEQLQARLAHLETILK encoded by the coding sequence ATGAGTGGACCCATCTGGAAGAAGGACGGCGCGGGCAAAGGCCCGGACGCCGCGGTCATGGATTTCCTGGCCGGCGAGGACGTCGTGCTCGATCGCCAGCTCATCGGCTTCGATATCACGGCCAGCCAGGCTCACGTGGCCGGGCTGGAAACGATTGGCGTGCTCAGCGCGGATGAAGCCCGGCAGCTGGTCGACGGCCTTGAGACGATTCGCGGGGAACTCGCCAGCGGTGAACGCGTGCTCAATGCGGCGTTCGAAGACGGTCACTCCGCGCTCGAAACCTGGCTGACCGAAGACCTGGGTGCCGTGGGCGGTAAGGTGCACACCGGCCGTAGTCGCAATGACCAGGTGGCCGTCGCCATGCGCCTGTACCTGAAAGACCGCCTGGCGCGGCTGGCAGGAACGTGCATGGAGACCGCAGGCGTATTGCTGAAGCGTGCGGCGGCGGAGGCGGATATCCCTATGCCCGGCTACACGCACTTGCAGCGCGCCATGCCCGCTTCAGTGGGTATGTGGCTGGCGGGCCACGCCGAGGCGTTTATCGATAACGCCGCCCTGGCCATCGCCACGCGCGACTGGCTGGATGCCAGCCCACTCGGTACCGCGTCCGGTTTCGGCGTCAATCTGCCGCTCGCGCGCGAACAGGTGCGCGAGCAGCTCGGTTTCTCGCGGCTGCTCGTCAATCCGCAGTACGCCCAGAACAGTCGCGGCAAGGTCGAGGGCCAGGCGCTCTCGGCGCTGGCCGCGGCCACCACGGACCTTCGCCGGGTGGCCTGGGACCTGAGCCTGTTCACCACCAGCGAGTTCGACTTCGTCAGCTTGCCGGATGATTTCTGCACCGGTTCGTCGATCATGCCCAACAAGCGAAACCCGGACGCGGTGGAACTGCTGCGTGCGGCGCACGGCGTGGTGACCGGCGCGAGGGTGGAGCTGGATTCCATCCTGTCGTTGCCGTCGGGCTACCAGCGTGACCTGCAGGCCACCAAGCCACCCGTGCTGCGCGCATTCGCCGCCGGGTTGCAGGCGCTGGACCTTTTACCGGGCCTGCTGGCCGCGATGGAATGGAATACCGGAGCCATGGAAGCTGCATTGTCGCCCGACATGTTCGCGACCGACCTCTCGGTCGAGTTGGCGCTGGAAGGCAAACCCTTCCGTGAGGCTTACCGGGAGGCGGCGGCCCGCATTGCCGGCATGGACGCCGGCGACGCGGCCAAAAGCCTGTCAGAGCGAGTGTCTCCGGGGGCTCCGGGCGCACTGCTGCTCGAGCAGTTGCAGGCTCGCCTGGCGCACCTGGAAACTATTTTGAAATAA
- the argG gene encoding argininosuccinate synthase, which translates to MSKTYDGEKIVLAFSGGLDTSYCVLALKEQGFEVHTVFVDTGGIAQDEVDWIRERAESLGAAQHHLLDVSEAIWDEFVTPLVWSHARMLGEYPLLCSDRYLIVRRSLELADQLGTKHFAHGCTGMGNDQLRFDQTVRSVGDYVIHAPVRDLQKVTNDVRNHEIGLLEAAGVEVPKKSGQYSINENLLGVTISGSEIDRFEAPGPDTRALSRPRSEWPEAPLEVKVTFEKGVAVALDGERLAGPEILGRLNRAFGQYGVGRHIYTGDVSIGLKGHIVFECPGIDALLCAHQALEDTVNTKLQNQFRHIVAQRWAELVYTGFFYEPHKIDLEAYLASSQSAVDGTVTLRTEGGSLIAVAVESPNMLVEEGAVYAQSASWTPEEAEGFIKLLGQSSTLAARVRRNT; encoded by the coding sequence ATGAGCAAGACCTACGACGGCGAGAAAATCGTTCTCGCGTTTTCCGGCGGCCTGGACACCAGCTACTGCGTGCTGGCGCTGAAAGAACAGGGCTTCGAAGTCCACACCGTGTTCGTCGACACCGGCGGCATCGCCCAGGACGAAGTGGACTGGATCCGCGAGCGCGCCGAGTCGCTTGGCGCGGCGCAGCATCACCTGCTGGATGTCAGCGAGGCCATCTGGGACGAATTCGTCACCCCGCTGGTGTGGAGCCACGCGCGCATGCTGGGTGAGTACCCGCTGCTGTGCTCGGACCGCTACCTGATCGTGCGCCGCTCGCTGGAGTTGGCCGATCAACTGGGCACAAAGCACTTCGCCCACGGCTGCACTGGCATGGGAAACGACCAACTGCGTTTCGACCAGACCGTGCGCAGCGTCGGTGACTATGTCATCCACGCGCCGGTCCGCGACCTGCAGAAGGTCACCAACGACGTCCGTAACCACGAGATCGGGCTGCTGGAAGCGGCCGGCGTAGAGGTGCCGAAAAAGTCGGGCCAGTATTCCATCAACGAGAACCTGCTGGGCGTCACCATCTCCGGCAGCGAGATCGACCGTTTCGAGGCGCCCGGGCCCGATACCCGAGCGCTGTCCCGGCCACGCTCGGAATGGCCGGAAGCCCCGCTGGAGGTGAAGGTCACATTCGAGAAGGGCGTCGCCGTGGCACTGGATGGCGAACGCCTGGCCGGCCCCGAAATTCTTGGCCGCCTGAACAGGGCCTTCGGTCAGTATGGCGTCGGCCGGCACATCTACACCGGTGACGTCAGCATCGGCCTGAAAGGCCACATCGTCTTCGAGTGCCCAGGCATCGACGCGCTGCTGTGCGCCCACCAGGCCCTGGAAGACACGGTCAACACCAAGCTGCAGAACCAGTTCCGCCATATCGTCGCGCAGCGCTGGGCCGAGCTGGTCTACACCGGCTTTTTCTACGAGCCGCACAAGATTGACCTGGAGGCCTACCTGGCCTCGTCACAGTCCGCCGTCGACGGCACGGTCACCCTGCGTACCGAGGGCGGTAGCCTGATCGCCGTCGCGGTCGAGTCGCCGAACATGCTGGTCGAAGAAGGCGCGGTCTACGCCCAGAGCGCCAGCTGGACGCCGGAAGAAGCGGAAGGCTTCATCAAGCTGCTGGGCCAGAGCTCCACGCTCGCCGCTCGTGTCAGGCGCAATACATGA
- a CDS encoding acetylornithine deacetylase encodes MSTKVTIERVLAHLEALVAFDTQNPPRDFDAQSPMFAYLAESLGEAFSVDVTDHGKGRVTFHARRGMPKVLFNVHLDTVPVLDGAARPPLELIVEDGRAYGRGACDIKGAAACLLALAETTDAPMALLFTTDEEGAEGCCVAEFLASGAAAAYSQVVVAEPTECVAQFRHRGYLSARGRFVGVGGHSSEPRALDDNAIHRLVRWSASAIELARSMAAERRRSCFNIGTAGGGVKSNVIADHADIFWSARLAPGDSNDDFLATLSELDGGEHAEWITSFSGPPLPTAGHDDAAARQFAALNELPTGDGLDFWTEASLFAAAGLPALVLGPGNIEQAHVVDEWVALEQLERACERYGAVVNGDV; translated from the coding sequence GTGTCAACAAAAGTAACCATTGAGCGGGTCCTGGCGCACCTGGAGGCGCTGGTCGCGTTTGATACCCAGAACCCACCACGCGACTTCGATGCGCAGTCGCCGATGTTCGCGTACCTGGCCGAAAGCCTGGGTGAGGCGTTCTCGGTTGACGTGACGGACCATGGCAAGGGCCGGGTGACGTTCCATGCGCGCCGCGGGATGCCGAAAGTGCTGTTCAACGTTCATCTCGATACCGTGCCGGTGCTCGATGGCGCCGCGCGGCCGCCACTGGAGCTGATCGTGGAGGATGGCCGGGCCTACGGGCGCGGGGCCTGCGATATCAAGGGCGCCGCGGCCTGCCTGCTGGCGTTGGCCGAGACCACGGATGCGCCGATGGCGTTGCTGTTCACCACCGATGAAGAGGGCGCCGAGGGCTGCTGCGTGGCCGAGTTTCTGGCCTCCGGCGCTGCAGCTGCCTACTCACAGGTGGTGGTGGCCGAGCCGACCGAGTGCGTGGCGCAGTTCCGTCACCGGGGCTACCTGTCGGCCCGTGGCCGGTTCGTGGGCGTGGGTGGCCATTCTTCTGAGCCGCGCGCGCTCGATGACAATGCCATTCACCGGCTGGTGCGCTGGAGCGCGTCGGCCATTGAGCTGGCCCGGTCGATGGCCGCGGAACGCCGCCGCAGCTGCTTCAATATCGGCACGGCCGGGGGCGGGGTGAAGTCGAACGTTATCGCCGATCACGCCGACATTTTCTGGAGCGCCCGCCTGGCCCCGGGCGACAGTAACGACGACTTCCTGGCGACGTTGTCAGAACTCGATGGCGGAGAGCATGCCGAATGGATAACGTCATTTTCCGGCCCGCCGCTGCCCACCGCCGGGCATGACGATGCTGCCGCGCGCCAGTTCGCGGCGCTGAATGAACTGCCCACCGGGGACGGCCTGGACTTCTGGACCGAGGCGTCTTTGTTCGCCGCGGCCGGCCTGCCGGCGCTGGTCCTGGGCCCCGGGAATATTGAACAGGCCCACGTGGTGGATGAGTGGGTGGCACTGGAACAACTCGAACGCGCCTGCGAGCGGTATGGCGCCGTGGTGAATGGTGATGTCTGA
- the argC gene encoding N-acetyl-gamma-glutamyl-phosphate reductase yields MSEPAAEMTRSVALVGGRGYTGAELLGLLARHPVLKLAFASSTSQAGLPVTEVCPQWPDANDQLVALSPGEVATGEADAWVLAVPNGAAAEWAQAISAAHPTAVIIDLSADHRFDDDWAYGLPELNRAAIRQAKRIANPGCYATAGQLGLAPIADRLAGTPSLFGVSGYSGAGRTPSPKNDPERLADNLLPYSLAGHVHEREIGHRLGRPVRFMPHVAPFFRGIAMTISARLGSPTSAAELEAIYREAYAGERRIRVSREAPEVRDMRDTPDAAIGGFTVSPDDPHDIAVVSVLDNLSKGAASQALQNINLALGLDEQLGLEP; encoded by the coding sequence ATGAGTGAACCGGCGGCTGAAATGACAAGGTCCGTCGCCCTGGTCGGCGGCCGTGGCTACACCGGCGCCGAGTTGCTGGGCCTGCTTGCCCGCCATCCCGTGCTGAAACTGGCCTTCGCCAGTTCCACCAGCCAGGCCGGGCTGCCGGTCACCGAGGTCTGTCCACAATGGCCGGACGCCAACGACCAACTGGTCGCCCTGTCGCCGGGTGAAGTGGCCACGGGTGAAGCCGATGCCTGGGTGCTGGCCGTGCCCAATGGCGCCGCCGCCGAGTGGGCGCAGGCCATCAGCGCCGCGCACCCCACGGCCGTGATCATCGACCTGAGCGCCGATCATCGTTTCGATGATGACTGGGCCTACGGTCTGCCCGAGCTGAATCGTGCGGCCATCCGGCAGGCCAAACGTATCGCCAACCCGGGCTGTTACGCGACGGCGGGCCAACTCGGTCTGGCGCCCATCGCCGATCGCCTGGCGGGCACGCCTTCGTTGTTCGGTGTTTCCGGCTACTCCGGCGCCGGCCGGACGCCATCGCCCAAGAACGATCCGGAGCGCCTGGCCGACAACCTGCTTCCCTACAGCCTGGCTGGCCACGTGCACGAGCGCGAGATCGGCCATCGCCTGGGCAGGCCGGTGCGGTTCATGCCGCATGTCGCGCCATTCTTCCGTGGGATCGCCATGACGATTTCCGCTCGCCTTGGGTCTCCGACCAGCGCAGCAGAGCTGGAAGCGATCTATCGCGAAGCCTATGCCGGCGAGCGGCGCATACGTGTCAGCCGTGAAGCGCCGGAGGTGCGGGATATGCGAGACACACCAGATGCCGCCATCGGTGGCTTTACGGTGTCGCCCGATGACCCACACGACATCGCCGTGGTCAGCGTGCTGGACAACCTGTCCAAGGGCGCGGCCAGCCAGGCGCTGCAGAACATCAACCTGGCCCTGGGCCTGGACGAACAACTGGGACTGGAACCATGA
- a CDS encoding type 1 glutamine amidotransferase, with protein sequence MAKVLVFQHVASEPLGTLDPMLRRRGHRIRYINFHRNPDAQPNIDRYQALIVLGGPMMPDQQDRYPHLRTEMHCIERALARNMPVLGICLGSQLLAHTLGAPTKPAREWEIGWYDVEPTAAAKDDPVLCRLGRSRPIFQWHGYTFDLPDGATRLARSQRCENQAFRVGEQAYGFQFHLELDGRLINRWLKLPTMLDELHTSGVPHDAQSIWRQTHELIDGSIALSDEVFGAFLDKLGTPLSRQVMPSR encoded by the coding sequence ATGGCCAAAGTGCTAGTTTTCCAACACGTCGCATCAGAGCCGCTCGGCACCCTGGACCCGATGCTGCGCCGTCGTGGCCACCGGATCCGTTACATCAATTTCCACCGCAACCCCGATGCACAGCCGAACATCGACCGCTACCAGGCATTGATCGTCCTGGGCGGCCCGATGATGCCTGACCAGCAGGACCGGTATCCTCATCTCAGAACCGAAATGCATTGTATCGAGCGGGCACTGGCCCGAAATATGCCGGTCCTGGGGATCTGCCTGGGCTCACAGTTGCTCGCGCATACGCTGGGTGCGCCCACAAAACCGGCCCGGGAATGGGAGATTGGCTGGTACGACGTTGAACCCACCGCGGCCGCAAAGGATGACCCGGTGCTGTGCAGGCTGGGCCGCTCCCGGCCGATATTCCAGTGGCACGGCTACACTTTCGACCTGCCGGATGGCGCGACCCGGCTAGCGCGAAGCCAGCGCTGTGAAAACCAGGCTTTCCGTGTCGGGGAACAGGCTTATGGTTTCCAGTTTCACCTGGAACTGGACGGCCGCCTGATTAACCGCTGGCTGAAACTCCCCACCATGCTGGATGAGCTTCACACCAGCGGCGTACCCCACGACGCCCAGTCCATCTGGCGCCAGACCCATGAACTGATCGATGGCTCCATCGCATTAAGCGACGAGGTATTTGGCGCATTCCTGGATAAGCTCGGCACGCCCCTCTCCCGGCAGGTGATGCCCTCGCGATAG
- a CDS encoding amidase family protein, with product MIKHKLLVSALFCVAASGCQTTPDEYTATHQDISFSVVDTTIPEIQQALQSGRVTSRELVDQYLQRIALYELDLRATMAVNHRAQAIADQLDEERREGIIRGPLHGIPIALKDNIHTIDMPTTAGAMAFEGFIPPYEATIVTNLKRAGAIIIAKTTMTELANWVATGMPDNYSALRGDYGMNPYDPRRDPRKGFNDGRPVMSPGGSSSGIGTAASFWAGNVGTQTSGSLVIPSNNNMLVGIDPTIGRLSRHGIIPITLDQDSAGPMTRTVAGAAIMLGAMENAENHDDNDPAIGTCEAVPNHDYTAFLDKDGLRGARIGVPRAFYYDPVTPPGETEPRGGLKPGGLARMNEVIAVLKANGAIIVDPVVVPSHVATNPDDNQLLFGNCYDTQVRGNDQDCSIVMKYGMKRDFNHWLASLGDTAPVVSLAALREFNASHPQLNAIKYDQQELDFSDEMDIERDRERYETDRAKDLRLTRAQGIDAALQSANLDALLIPAWLGEQLADKAGYPQIIVPYGTYPLTFDPPLPEGFLPAEMPYGVTFMGTACSEPELIRLAYSFEQNTKRRVPPPLFP from the coding sequence GTGATTAAACATAAACTGCTTGTTTCCGCTCTTTTCTGCGTTGCCGCGTCGGGTTGCCAAACCACACCGGATGAGTACACGGCAACCCACCAGGACATATCGTTCAGCGTCGTCGACACCACGATTCCAGAGATTCAACAGGCACTACAAAGCGGCCGTGTGACATCCCGCGAACTTGTCGACCAGTACCTGCAACGAATCGCGTTGTACGAACTCGATTTGCGCGCAACGATGGCGGTGAACCACCGCGCACAGGCCATTGCTGACCAACTGGATGAAGAACGACGTGAAGGCATCATTCGTGGGCCGCTGCATGGCATTCCCATCGCGCTTAAGGACAACATTCACACGATCGACATGCCGACAACAGCGGGTGCCATGGCGTTCGAGGGATTCATACCACCCTATGAAGCCACGATCGTCACCAACCTTAAACGCGCCGGCGCAATCATCATCGCCAAGACGACCATGACGGAACTGGCCAACTGGGTCGCCACCGGAATGCCCGATAACTACAGCGCGCTAAGAGGCGATTACGGCATGAACCCATACGACCCGCGACGCGACCCCCGGAAGGGTTTCAATGACGGGCGGCCCGTCATGTCGCCCGGTGGGTCCAGTTCAGGAATCGGAACGGCCGCCAGTTTCTGGGCCGGGAACGTGGGCACCCAGACATCGGGCTCACTGGTAATCCCTTCCAACAACAATATGCTGGTCGGAATTGATCCCACCATCGGTCGCCTGAGTCGTCATGGCATCATTCCCATTACGCTCGACCAGGATTCTGCCGGACCGATGACCCGGACCGTCGCAGGTGCGGCAATTATGCTGGGCGCCATGGAAAATGCGGAGAATCACGATGACAATGATCCCGCCATCGGCACCTGTGAAGCAGTACCTAACCATGACTACACGGCGTTTCTCGACAAGGATGGGTTACGCGGCGCGCGCATTGGCGTGCCACGCGCCTTCTATTACGACCCCGTTACCCCGCCCGGAGAGACTGAACCCAGGGGCGGGCTAAAGCCCGGGGGGCTGGCGCGAATGAATGAGGTCATCGCGGTTCTGAAAGCCAATGGCGCCATCATCGTCGACCCGGTCGTGGTGCCCAGCCATGTGGCCACCAACCCCGACGACAACCAGCTTCTCTTTGGTAACTGTTATGACACCCAGGTCCGGGGCAATGATCAGGATTGTTCCATTGTCATGAAGTACGGCATGAAACGAGATTTCAATCATTGGCTGGCATCCCTTGGCGATACAGCACCGGTAGTCAGCCTGGCAGCCTTACGCGAGTTCAACGCCAGCCACCCTCAACTCAACGCCATCAAGTACGACCAGCAGGAGCTCGATTTTTCTGATGAGATGGATATCGAGCGCGACCGGGAACGCTACGAAACGGACCGCGCCAAGGACCTCAGGCTTACCCGGGCACAAGGTATCGACGCGGCGCTGCAATCCGCAAACCTCGATGCTTTGCTGATCCCCGCCTGGCTGGGCGAGCAACTGGCCGACAAGGCAGGTTACCCACAGATCATCGTTCCTTACGGCACCTACCCGCTGACCTTTGATCCGCCACTGCCCGAGGGTTTTTTACCCGCCGAAATGCCCTATGGCGTGACGTTCATGGGAACGGCCTGCAGTGAACCCGAGCTAATTCGGCTGGCTTATTCGTTTGAGCAGAACACGAAGCGTCGTGTTCCACCGCCGTTGTTTCCTTAG
- a CDS encoding JmjC domain-containing protein, producing the protein MTIMDFHALLDGGSPEERPAPAAASGRELEELLNPVSCEDFVNSWFGRTSLNVEGYAQKFESIFSWERLKHALARGRNIPDKRYNITASFSRGETSGKGKPMTSATHDQVSDLLNAGATICITNIHMADATLARWAAALRAQMNFAGTVGVNCYISPDGAGLPTHYDKRVATTLQIAGKKRWRFSTEAAKAWPDHNGLYQDGRIEPQGIDGGKLPDEMEFREVELNPGDLLCLPAGAWHSARGVGVSMALNVYFSPRNFVDQLIPLLRAFASEDGNWRGGPPATVGAIRGDIPENVTRYMRERLDEFCTLARETLENPGSMAEPWLSALTQIPYTGWRPEPKRQIPGITPAQPFYVGKSSLRFVKQHDRIVVPCDSGLLNLPLELAPMLNRLSTETGCFTIPELLSWPEVPEGYPREKTMAYLQQLYANGILEMAQ; encoded by the coding sequence ATGACAATCATGGATTTCCACGCCCTGCTTGACGGCGGTTCGCCTGAAGAACGACCGGCGCCCGCTGCGGCCAGTGGTCGTGAACTTGAAGAACTGCTGAACCCGGTTTCCTGCGAAGACTTCGTCAATAGCTGGTTTGGTCGTACTTCCCTGAACGTGGAAGGCTATGCACAAAAGTTTGAGTCGATTTTCAGTTGGGAACGGCTGAAGCATGCGCTGGCCAGGGGGCGGAACATCCCGGACAAGCGTTACAACATTACCGCCTCGTTCTCACGTGGTGAAACGTCCGGTAAAGGCAAGCCCATGACGTCCGCGACTCACGACCAGGTCAGTGACTTGCTCAACGCCGGTGCGACCATCTGCATCACCAACATTCACATGGCGGATGCCACGTTGGCCCGTTGGGCAGCGGCGCTGCGGGCGCAGATGAATTTTGCCGGCACCGTTGGTGTGAACTGCTACATCTCGCCCGATGGCGCCGGGCTGCCCACACACTATGACAAGCGTGTCGCTACGACGTTACAGATTGCCGGTAAGAAGCGCTGGCGGTTTTCGACTGAAGCGGCTAAAGCGTGGCCCGACCATAATGGCCTGTACCAGGACGGGCGTATCGAGCCGCAGGGTATTGACGGTGGAAAGCTGCCGGATGAAATGGAGTTTCGCGAGGTCGAACTGAACCCCGGTGATCTGCTCTGCCTGCCTGCCGGCGCATGGCACTCGGCCCGTGGTGTAGGGGTTTCAATGGCCCTGAACGTCTATTTCTCCCCGCGTAATTTTGTCGACCAGTTGATTCCACTTCTCAGGGCCTTCGCCAGTGAGGATGGAAACTGGCGGGGCGGCCCGCCGGCGACCGTGGGGGCTATTCGGGGTGACATACCGGAAAACGTCACCAGGTATATGCGTGAGCGCCTGGATGAGTTTTGTACGTTGGCCCGGGAGACCCTGGAAAATCCTGGATCGATGGCCGAGCCCTGGCTCAGCGCACTGACGCAGATTCCGTATACGGGCTGGCGGCCGGAACCAAAACGCCAGATACCAGGTATCACGCCGGCCCAGCCGTTTTACGTTGGCAAGTCATCGTTGCGGTTCGTTAAACAGCACGATCGCATTGTTGTGCCCTGTGACAGCGGGCTGCTCAATCTGCCGCTTGAACTGGCCCCAATGCTCAACCGTTTATCCACCGAGACAGGGTGTTTTACCATTCCGGAATTGTTGTCCTGGCCAGAGGTGCCCGAAGGGTACCCTCGTGAAAAGACCATGGCCTACCTGCAGCAGTTGTACGCCAACGGAATTCTCGAAATGGCCCAATAG